One Vicia villosa cultivar HV-30 ecotype Madison, WI unplaced genomic scaffold, Vvil1.0 ctg.000509F_1_1, whole genome shotgun sequence DNA window includes the following coding sequences:
- the LOC131629110 gene encoding uncharacterized protein LOC131629110 — protein sequence MNEKKGQFRGKLYDGKGKQKAGNGKKPSGGRSQTPVKCYRCGVEGHRISECPQSDATCFKCGKVGHKSHECRSGSKVNYYNCGEQGHISTKCDKPKKEQEKGKVFVLSGAEVTTDDRLIQEISGLI from the exons ATGAATGAGAAGAAAGGTCAATTCCGTGGGAAACTGTATGATGGTAAAGGAAAGCAGAAAGCTGGTAATGGCAAGAAACCAAGTGGGGGAAGATCTCAGACTCCTGTCAAGTGCTATAGGTGTGGTGTTGAGGGACATCGTATTTCTGAATGTCCTCAATCTGATGCGACGTGTTTCAAATGTGGCAAGGTGGGCCACAAGTCTCACGAGTGTAGAAGTGGTTCAAAAGTGAATTACTACAATTGtggagagcaaggtcacattagtaccaagtgtgacaaacCGAAGAAGGAGCAAGAGAAGGGGAAAGTGTTTGTATTGTCTGGTGCGGAGGTTACTActgatgataggctaatccaag agatttcggGATTGATTTAG